CGCGCAAACTGTGGCGCGTCGGCGCGGGGAACGCGCGGAGTGCGGTCGGCGACTGGACATCCATCTACGGGATGCTCCGCGCCGGCGCCGATTCCTTGTTGGTCTGGGATGGCGCAGCGAGGCAGGCACGGATCCTCGACCGGACGGGGCGGCAGCGTGGCAGCAGCGGTGTGCGCGCATTGCGCGACATCACCCGCCCGAATGGGAGCAGCGGTCGTCCGGCGTTGCTGCTGCATGGGATGTTCCGGGATGGTTCGCTGCTCGGCGAGGTACGTGACCCGTATCGTGACGGCCGAGTGAGTCATGTCGAGGCAGATTCGGCGCCGGTGGTCGTTGTTGGTCGAAGCGGGTCGATCACCGCGGTCGATACGGTGCTTCGCATGGAGCGCGTGCTCTACCGTGGTGCGCGGAGTGGGATGAACGCACCGCTGCCATTCGGTCGGAGTGGCCAACTCGTCGCGGTCGACGACGGCTATCTGTACAGTGATGGCGCCGCGTACCGCATCGAGGAGCACGGCCAGGATGGCGCGCTGCGGCGGGTGATCCAGCTGGCGCGGCCACTTCAGGTGGTGACTCCCGCGGAGATTGCGCGCTTCAAGGCGGCGCGACTGGCCACGATCCCGGCGGATCTGCGCGCGGAATACGCGGCCGGACTCGACTGGCTCCCCTGGCCCGCACGAAAGGGGGGCTGGACGGCACTGCAGCGTGACGCGGCGGGGCGTCTCTGGGCCCGGCAGTGGGCCACTGACGACGAGGACGCCACCTGGGACCTATTCTCTCCGGACGGCCGCCACCTCGGCACGACCACGGTGCCGGCAGGCGTCACCGTCCTCGACATCGGGCGCGACTACCTGCTCGGTGTGGCGGCTGGGGCGAGGGGGGTGGAGGTGCGGGTGTACGGGACGACGTGGGACGGCCGCTGATCCCTCACGCCGCACCCGAAGTATCTGGCACCGTCCCGCGGAATCCCGCTCCCACGCAGTCGACGCTCGCCGCAGATCTTCCCCCGTTGTGCCAGGCCCAAACCGCCGCCCCGGCCCGCTTGACCCCCACACCGTAGTACACTACAGTGTAGTATAGTTGTCGGGCACCCATCCGAATCGTGTCCGCCATGCGCCTGACCTTCGTCGAAACGGTGCTGTTCACGAAACGCGTCCAGGAACTGGGGCTCGAGGCCGGGCTGCGCGGACTCCAGGCGGCGCTCATGGCCAACCCGACGCAGGGCGATCTGGACCCCGGCACGGGTGGCCTGCGAAAAGTGCGCATCCCGGATGCGGGACGAGGAAAGGGGAAGCGCGGCGGTGCGAGGGTTCACTATCTGTACCTGCCCCACAGTGCGCTCATTTACCTCCTCTTCGTTTATGGCAAGGATGAGCTCATCACATTGAGCGCTGTCCAGAAGAAGCAGCTGAGACGTGTCGTGGAGGCAATTCGCACTGAATGGGAGTTCCGACGCCGGTAGCGCCCAGTCCCGCAGCAGCCGGTCCGTGGCTCGATCATTTCATGAGGACGAGGACGATGAAGGCCGATCACTTTGCTGCGTTGCTGGAGTCGACCCACCAGGCACTCGAACATGCGCAGGGGAAGCGGGAGCTCCGGACGACGACGCTTCCGAGACCGCCGCAAGCGATGGGACCCGAGGAGGTCCGGATGCTGCGCGAGAGGGTGAACGCATCGCAGGCCGTCTTCGCGCACT
The DNA window shown above is from Gemmatimonadota bacterium and carries:
- a CDS encoding type II toxin-antitoxin system RelE/ParE family toxin yields the protein MRLTFVETVLFTKRVQELGLEAGLRGLQAALMANPTQGDLDPGTGGLRKVRIPDAGRGKGKRGGARVHYLYLPHSALIYLLFVYGKDELITLSAVQKKQLRRVVEAIRTEWEFRRR